A window of the Synechococcus sp. M16.1 genome harbors these coding sequences:
- a CDS encoding prohibitin family protein: protein MQTPRRINDPANSLAVVVAVVLSVLLLLGQALFIVPAGKVAVVTTLGKVSGGSRLPGLNLKVPFIQSVYPFDVRTQVKPEEFATLTKDLQVIEATATVKYAVRPNEAGRIYRTIAGNDREIYPRIIQPSLLKALKSVFSQYELVTIATEWNDISALVERTVAEELDKFDYVEVRGLDLTGLQIAEEYRAAIEQKQIAEQQLLRAQTEVKIAEQEALRYDTLNRSLDDQVLYKLFLDKWDGQTEVVPALPGSNASTPPVIVGRRS, encoded by the coding sequence ATGCAAACCCCACGACGGATCAACGATCCAGCCAATAGCCTCGCCGTGGTGGTTGCCGTCGTTCTCAGCGTGCTGCTGTTATTGGGGCAGGCTCTGTTCATCGTTCCGGCCGGCAAGGTTGCTGTGGTCACCACCTTGGGCAAGGTGAGCGGAGGTTCGAGACTTCCGGGCCTCAATCTCAAGGTGCCGTTCATTCAATCGGTGTATCCCTTTGATGTGCGCACCCAGGTCAAACCGGAGGAATTTGCCACCCTCACCAAAGACCTCCAGGTGATCGAAGCCACCGCAACCGTGAAATACGCCGTTCGCCCCAACGAAGCCGGACGGATCTACAGAACGATCGCCGGCAACGACCGGGAGATCTACCCCCGCATCATTCAGCCGTCATTGCTGAAAGCCCTGAAGTCGGTCTTCTCCCAGTACGAGCTGGTCACCATTGCCACCGAATGGAACGACATCTCCGCCCTGGTGGAGCGCACGGTCGCCGAAGAACTCGACAAATTTGATTACGTGGAAGTGCGCGGTCTCGACCTCACAGGCCTGCAGATCGCCGAGGAATATCGCGCTGCCATTGAACAGAAACAGATCGCAGAGCAGCAACTGCTCCGCGCCCAGACCGAAGTGAAAATCGCTGAGCAGGAAGCCCTGCGCTACGACACCCTCAATCGCAGCCTCGACGATCAGGTGCTTTACAAGCTTTTCCTCGACAAATGGGATGGGCAAACGGAGGTGGTACCGGCCCTTCCTGGCAGCAACGCCAGCACACCTCCAGTAATTGTGGGGCGACGCAGCTGA
- a CDS encoding DUF389 domain-containing protein, which translates to MVVDQQSLLEDKDRLEELRRSYDGEARLNESFIVLTVGASLGLVADNNAVIIGAMVVAPWILPLRVAVFAILIGQARLLSRSLITLFAGAGITLILSMGLGLIARSQGLLVVEALPEQIVARLEPNTFDLGIASAAGAIATYAKVNPGAVSSMACTAIAVALVPPVCVMGLMRSGPDISSAQGPALLYAANLLGILIGGITVLAIREPYFRDKLRRRRRSRLPVLLALGLAVLVGQKLYGRYEQIPIQAQSGGGPKTD; encoded by the coding sequence GTGGTTGTTGATCAACAATCGCTTCTCGAAGACAAAGATCGTCTCGAAGAACTGCGCCGCAGTTACGACGGCGAAGCACGGCTGAACGAATCCTTCATCGTTCTGACGGTTGGCGCCAGCCTGGGTTTGGTCGCCGACAACAATGCGGTGATCATTGGGGCCATGGTTGTGGCGCCGTGGATCCTGCCGCTGCGGGTGGCGGTGTTCGCGATCCTGATCGGGCAGGCCAGGCTGTTGTCACGATCACTGATCACCCTTTTCGCCGGAGCAGGGATCACCTTGATCCTGTCGATGGGATTGGGCCTCATCGCACGCAGTCAGGGCTTGCTTGTGGTCGAGGCCTTGCCGGAACAGATCGTCGCCCGGCTTGAGCCCAACACATTTGATCTGGGAATCGCCTCGGCGGCAGGTGCCATCGCGACCTACGCCAAGGTCAACCCTGGGGCCGTGAGTTCGATGGCCTGCACGGCGATTGCCGTGGCCTTGGTGCCGCCGGTGTGCGTGATGGGATTGATGCGCTCCGGACCAGACATCAGCAGCGCCCAGGGTCCTGCACTGCTCTATGCCGCCAACTTGCTTGGAATTCTGATTGGCGGGATCACGGTGCTGGCGATTCGTGAGCCGTACTTCCGCGACAAACTCAGGCGCCGCCGCCGCTCACGCTTACCCGTGCTGTTGGCATTGGGTTTGGCCGTGCTGGTGGGTCAAAAACTGTATGGGAGGTATGAGCAAATACCGATACAGGCTCAATCGGGAGGTGGCCCAAAAACAGATTGA